In Methylacidiphilum infernorum V4, a single window of DNA contains:
- a CDS encoding SDR family NAD(P)-dependent oxidoreductase — protein sequence MKSFRGMTALVTGASSGLGSEFARQLSLEVSQLLITSRRADRLQALSKEIQAKSPQIKVFWFPADLSCQKGREILCDWLTAERLEIDILINNAGCGDYGLFEESRFDRIRSLLELNVISLTYLTRFVLPQMIRKKRGIIINIGSIVGRKPLPTCAAYSGSKSYVHAFSEALRLEIEGSGVTLTVIAPGPLHTEFFYSASRNDSEEKPFVPPFMWVSLEKVVNESLAAAKAGKAFYVPGFYTRIASFLHYLTPSFFLKPIYRMILPIHLRHDSSKKNSLRCSLPLQ from the coding sequence ATGAAATCCTTTAGAGGAATGACTGCCTTGGTTACCGGAGCTTCTTCTGGATTAGGTTCGGAATTTGCCCGTCAACTTTCTTTAGAAGTCAGCCAGTTGTTGATCACATCGAGGAGGGCGGATCGGTTGCAGGCTCTTTCCAAAGAAATCCAAGCCAAATCCCCTCAAATTAAGGTTTTTTGGTTTCCCGCTGACTTAAGTTGTCAAAAGGGAAGAGAAATTCTTTGTGATTGGTTGACTGCAGAACGATTGGAGATAGACATCTTGATCAATAATGCGGGCTGTGGGGATTACGGACTTTTTGAAGAGTCTCGATTCGATCGGATTCGATCCCTTTTGGAACTCAATGTGATTTCCTTGACTTACTTGACCCGGTTTGTTTTGCCGCAAATGATCCGCAAAAAACGAGGTATCATCATTAATATTGGATCGATTGTAGGAAGGAAACCTCTTCCTACTTGCGCTGCTTATTCTGGATCAAAGAGCTATGTTCATGCTTTTTCTGAAGCTTTAAGATTAGAAATTGAAGGCAGTGGTGTGACCTTAACGGTCATAGCTCCCGGCCCTTTACATACTGAGTTTTTCTACAGCGCATCGAGGAATGATTCAGAGGAGAAACCCTTTGTTCCGCCATTTATGTGGGTTTCCCTGGAAAAAGTAGTTAATGAGTCATTGGCTGCGGCGAAGGCGGGCAAAGCTTTTTATGTGCCCGGGTTTTATACCCGCATTGCTTCTTTTTTGCACTACTTGACCCCTTCTTTTTTCTTAAAGCCTATTTACCGGATGATCTTACCCATCCATTTGAGGCATGACTCTTCAAAAAAAAACTCGCTGCGTTGTTCTTTGCCTCTCCAATAA
- a CDS encoding alpha/beta hydrolase, with the protein MNHSIPSEIRNAHGERLDFIYTPGSADNNTLIIIAHGITAHKDRPMLVTLTNYLAKNGIHSLRFSFSGHGKSEGKFEEFTPTKEVGDLQSVFNALPGWTKYGYVGHSLGAAVGVLFASQDPRVSFLISLAGMAYTAAFAEREFGTVTPGQGYMWDMPEFPLSKVLIEDMNRIDNVKEAAKKIKLPWLFIHGLADDVVPPQDSRDLFAIASGPKKLVEIPGCDHLFPPPHDSFMAETVVNWLKELQLIS; encoded by the coding sequence ATGAACCATTCAATTCCTTCAGAAATTCGCAACGCTCATGGAGAGCGGTTAGACTTTATTTATACCCCTGGATCTGCGGATAATAATACCCTTATTATCATTGCCCATGGTATTACTGCCCATAAGGACAGGCCGATGCTTGTGACCTTGACCAACTATCTTGCCAAAAATGGGATTCATTCTCTTCGATTTTCTTTTTCGGGACACGGAAAATCCGAAGGGAAGTTTGAAGAATTCACTCCGACAAAAGAAGTCGGAGATTTGCAATCCGTGTTTAATGCCCTTCCCGGGTGGACCAAGTACGGTTATGTCGGCCATAGCCTTGGTGCTGCCGTGGGTGTCTTATTTGCGAGTCAGGATCCAAGAGTTTCTTTTTTGATTTCACTTGCAGGGATGGCTTATACGGCTGCTTTTGCTGAGAGGGAATTTGGAACGGTTACGCCGGGCCAAGGGTACATGTGGGATATGCCCGAATTTCCTCTCTCCAAGGTTTTAATAGAAGATATGAATCGTATAGACAACGTGAAAGAGGCGGCAAAGAAAATTAAACTGCCCTGGTTATTTATTCATGGGCTTGCCGATGATGTCGTCCCTCCCCAGGATTCCCGCGATCTTTTTGCCATCGCTTCCGGGCCAAAGAAACTGGTTGAGATTCCTGGATGTGACCATCTTTTTCCTCCGCCTCATGATTCCTTCATGGCGGAAACGGTGGTCAATTGGTTAAAAGAACTCCAGCTGATTTCCTGA
- the dcd gene encoding dCTP deaminase — protein MGVHSDDWIRQMVKKHRMIEPFEESQVRKKVDGSQVISFGLSSYGYDLRVSREFKIFTNVFNSVVDPKAFDPRSFVEMESDCCIIPPNSFALARSVEYFRIPRDVITICLGKSTYARCGIIVNVTPFEPEWEGYATLEISNTTPLPAKVYAEEGLAQVIFIQASEPCSISYAERNGKYMYQKGVTVPRL, from the coding sequence ATGGGTGTCCATTCGGATGATTGGATTCGGCAAATGGTAAAAAAACATCGAATGATCGAGCCTTTTGAAGAATCTCAAGTCAGGAAAAAAGTTGATGGCTCACAGGTCATAAGCTTCGGCCTTTCAAGTTATGGTTACGATTTAAGGGTTTCCAGGGAGTTTAAAATCTTTACCAATGTTTTTAATAGCGTTGTCGATCCGAAGGCTTTCGATCCCAGGTCCTTTGTTGAAATGGAGTCGGATTGTTGTATCATCCCTCCCAATTCTTTTGCTTTGGCTAGAAGTGTCGAATATTTTAGAATACCCAGGGACGTGATCACGATCTGCTTGGGAAAATCCACCTATGCCCGCTGCGGTATCATTGTCAATGTTACTCCTTTTGAACCGGAGTGGGAAGGTTATGCAACTTTGGAAATCTCCAATACGACTCCCCTTCCTGCCAAGGTTTACGCTGAAGAAGGACTGGCGCAGGTCATTTTTATCCAGGCCTCTGAGCCCTGTTCTATATCTTATGCGGAAAGAAATGGAAAATACATGTACCAGAAAGGAGTCACTGTCCCCCGATTATAA
- the rlmN gene encoding 23S rRNA (adenine(2503)-C(2))-methyltransferase RlmN has translation MKFFLDLLPSEWDFFDSEPEYRRKQVAEWIFKKRVFSFSLMTNLSLDLRKKLAENYQVKTLELIHEKQSIDGTKKFLWQLCDGHAIETVLIPATDSRGSSERLTLCVSTQVGCALGCHFCASGLLGFKRNLSCGEIVEQVLLSESIVKQRVSHIVFMGMGEPLLNYDQLIKSIRLISSSWGIGISPRKITISTSGIAPRIRKLALETLPFRLAVSLHATTDELRSKIMPINSKYPLSELIKSCEEFCSRRKQKITLEYILISGLNDRREDAERLARIATSLRAKVNLIPYNPIERLAWKSPDQKEQLSFFRWLKNKAVQVSIRKERGRDIDGACGQLRLRYLFERSKEPKGMLGEGLNSVGKPKESEEKEPSLR, from the coding sequence ATGAAGTTTTTTCTCGATCTCTTGCCTTCTGAATGGGATTTTTTCGACTCCGAGCCTGAATACAGAAGAAAACAGGTGGCCGAGTGGATATTCAAGAAGAGGGTTTTCTCCTTTTCCTTGATGACGAATCTCTCCTTGGACTTGCGAAAGAAACTGGCTGAAAATTACCAAGTTAAGACCTTGGAATTGATCCATGAAAAACAATCGATTGACGGCACAAAAAAATTTTTATGGCAGCTTTGCGATGGTCATGCCATAGAAACCGTATTGATTCCTGCAACAGACAGTAGAGGATCTTCGGAGCGTCTTACCCTCTGCGTGTCTACTCAAGTCGGCTGTGCTTTAGGGTGCCATTTCTGCGCCAGCGGCCTTCTTGGATTCAAAAGAAATCTTTCTTGCGGTGAAATTGTTGAGCAGGTACTGCTGAGCGAATCGATTGTTAAGCAAAGAGTCAGCCATATCGTGTTTATGGGCATGGGGGAGCCCCTGCTGAATTACGATCAGCTGATCAAATCGATCCGACTTATTTCTTCTTCTTGGGGAATAGGGATTAGCCCGAGAAAAATAACCATTTCTACAAGTGGGATTGCTCCCCGCATTAGAAAACTAGCCCTTGAGACTTTGCCTTTTCGGCTCGCTGTTTCCCTGCATGCCACAACAGATGAGTTGCGTAGCAAGATTATGCCCATCAATAGCAAATATCCCTTAAGTGAGCTTATTAAAAGTTGTGAAGAGTTTTGCTCGCGAAGAAAGCAGAAAATTACCCTGGAGTATATCTTAATTTCTGGATTAAATGACCGGAGGGAAGACGCAGAAAGACTTGCTCGCATAGCTACCTCACTGAGGGCTAAAGTCAATCTCATTCCCTATAATCCGATAGAGCGGTTAGCTTGGAAGTCTCCAGATCAAAAAGAACAGCTTTCTTTCTTCCGGTGGCTTAAAAACAAAGCTGTCCAGGTTTCCATAAGAAAAGAACGAGGCCGGGATATCGACGGGGCTTGTGGACAGCTTAGACTTCGCTATCTCTTCGAAAGAAGCAAAGAACCAAAAGGGATGCTTGGTGAGGGCTTGAACAGCGTAGGAAAGCCAAAGGAAAGTGAAGAAAAAGAACCAAGCCTACGATAG
- a CDS encoding DUF3088 family protein encodes MNPLLFLLKPGFYDGPGDPYYCPYCMMFEGVLKVYPRLTHQLELRYVDFKKPRQEIIDLIGEENQSCPVIVFDQSYASLLPFKANRYGDRLFLNEPEEIGLFLSRVFQIPRPHF; translated from the coding sequence ATGAATCCCTTGTTGTTTCTCTTAAAACCAGGGTTTTATGATGGCCCCGGTGATCCCTATTATTGCCCCTACTGCATGATGTTTGAAGGTGTTTTAAAAGTCTATCCCCGGTTAACCCATCAATTGGAGCTCCGATACGTTGATTTCAAAAAACCCAGGCAAGAGATCATCGATCTCATTGGAGAAGAAAACCAATCCTGCCCGGTGATCGTCTTCGATCAATCCTATGCTTCATTGCTTCCTTTCAAGGCTAATCGCTATGGCGATAGGCTTTTTCTTAATGAACCTGAAGAAATCGGCTTGTTTCTTTCAAGGGTCTTCCAGATTCCAAGGCCTCATTTCTAA